From the Etheostoma spectabile isolate EspeVRDwgs_2016 unplaced genomic scaffold, UIUC_Espe_1.0 scaffold453, whole genome shotgun sequence genome, the window aaggagggaaaggaaaagagggaaaggagggaaggaaagaaggaaggaaggaaaggaaggaaggaaaggagggaaaggaaaatagggaaaggaaggaaggaaaggagggaaagaaaggaaaggagggaagggaaggaaggaaaggagggaaaggaaaaagagggaaaggagggaaggaaagaaggaaggaaggaaaggaaggaaggaaaatagggaaaggaaggaaggaaaggagggaaaggaaaggaaaggagggaagggaaggaaggaaaggtaaaaaggaaggaaggaatgaaggaaggaagaaaggagggaaggagggaagtGGGTCTTGAAGCCGGAGAGCTCCATCTGGTCGATGCGTCTCTCGTTGGTGAACGTCGGCTTGGAGATACGACAGGTCGGACTTCCTGTTCTACTCAGCCACAACTTCCTGTTGGACAACACGGAGACACGGAGACACGGAGACAAGAAGACAAGGAGACAAGgagacaggaagacaggaagacaacgagacaggaagacaggaagacaaggagacaagaagacaggaagacaacgagacaggaagacaggaagacaaGGAGACAAGAAGACAGGAAGACAAGAAGACAAGGAGACAAGGAAGGACAAGgagacaggaagacaggaagacaaggagacaggaagacaggaagacaaGGAGACAAGAAGACACGGGGGACAGGCAAAAAGCCAAGGGACAAGAAGGACAAGGGGACAGGAAGACAGGGAAAGGAAGACAATGAGAAACGAAAGAATAAGGGGACGGAAGACAAGGGGACAGGAAGACAAGGAGACAAGAAGACAAGGGGACAGGAAGACAAGGGGACAGGAGACAAGGAGACAGGAAGACAAAGGTACACGGAGCAAGGAGAAGGACGACACGGGGACAGGAATACCAGTCGCCACGAGGACACGGGGGACAGTAGACAAGGTCAGGACGACCATGAGGAAGGAAGCCAGGGGACCCGTAGCCAAGGAGAAAAGGAGAACGTCGCCCTTCGAAGACAAGGAGACAATGAGGCCAGTAAGCCAAGTTTACAGGAGAAGGAATACCATGAGACAATTAGACCATGAAGCAAGGAGACAATGAGGAGAAATGAGACATTCTCGAATAACATGAGACAGGCAGCCAAGTCTCAAATATCCCTTTTAATTGCTACCGTATTTACAAGTATACCCTTATATACTAGACTTAATACAAGTTACCTCATCAAGTATACAATTCTACCTTATTCCATTCATCACTGTTATACGTATACCATTAGGACCTCTACCCTTCTACCTTACTCCCTTCTTACCCCTTCTATCTTCTCCCCTTCTCCATGCCCATGCCCCTTTAATAATCCACTTCCCCCCATTTCACACCCCCCTTCATttcactctcctctcctctccccccccttcttttcctctttttttccttctctcctcatttttttctctttttttctttttttttctcccccctttcttggcttttttcttttttcaggctttcCTTTTCTTGTctgtttctgccttttttttttttttttactgtggccttttttctcttttgcgtGTTTTTTGACTGTCTAGTCCTCCCTTCTCCTACTTTtgtttccgtttttttttttcttttctctttcctaCCCACACGTTGTgtgttgctctttttttttctcttatttctGTCTGGCTGCGCTtccctcctcttttcttcttttgttcttcttttttctcttcttctcgcTTTTTCTCCTCgcttctctgtttttttctccgtcatgtgtttgtgtgtgtgtgtctgtgtgtgtgtgtgtgtgtgtatgtggttctatttgtttgtgtgtgtgtgtgtgtgtgtgtgtgtgtacataccaGCCTGGTAGTCATACAGAGCCCTGGCACAGACGCCCGGTCTGCTGGTCTCCACGTTACGGTCTCCGGTCTATAAGATTTCAACAAATTAGATAAGGAATTTAACTAAGTAGTTCTGGTTCTGGTCTACTTCTGGTCTTAAAGGGACAGGCGCTAAAATGACAGAGGGTGAATCCAGAGAGACAGATTCAGACAGACAGCATGAGGGACATGATGACCGCTTCTGTCCAAATGTTGAATCTTAGAGTAGAAATTGAGCTCTGTCTGTCTTAAGAGAGTAAAATAAAGGACTCACTGTGGAGCTGTGTGGGCGGTAGACGTCTTCATACAGGTCTTCCTCTGTCTGGACCGAGGGGGGTACGTCGTACAGGACTTCCTCTGTCTGGACTGAGGGGGGTACGTCGTACTGGTCATCCTCAGTCTGGACTGAGGGGGGTACGTCGTACAGGTCCTCTGGTGGGTGTGAACATGAAGGGAAAGGTGTTAGatattatttaataattcataAAGCCTACTGTACTTCTGTGTTAATTAGCACAgagttttaatatttattgtgtAACAGAGGAcatcatggagagagagagagacagggagagagagagagacagagagagagacagaaagagagacagggagagagagagagtgtgagatagagagacagagagaaggagagagagagagagggagagagagagagagagagggacagagacagagagacagatgacGGCTCTGTGTTTAATGAAAGGAGGAAATCAGTCGCTAAATCTCCTGACAGCCCAAAAGAAGAGTTCCCGTTAGTTGAGTGTCAGACCTGCATGGACCCCAAATGGCCCAGGTGAGACAGGTGAGACAGGTGAGACAGGTGAGACAGGGGACAGGCGGTGCGTGGAGTAGGCTGGGACCCCAGCCGGAGCCGATGAGTGAGACGGCCCAGATGAGACAGGTGAGACAGGAGACAGACGGTGCATGGAGTAGACCGGGACCCCAGCCGGTGGAAGCCGAGCCTGCAGCGGAGTTTCTCCCTCGAAGGATCTCTGAGAGAGAAACGGACTCTGCAGCTTCCCTGAGACACAGAGGGACGACAGGGACACCTTTAAACCACCTCAGGTAGCATCGCGTCTCCAGGTGTATTTCACTCGGGTTAGAGTCCGCTAATGATTCCCTGAACCGAGTCGAGTCTGATTCACAAAGTCACGATTTGAGTCCATCAGTTTCAGCTACAAGACCAGTTTAGATCAgtagaagagacagagacaaacagctGGAGACGACAGCCTGGGAGTAGAGAGACCACAACAAagtcctctctctctgacaaATGGACAGTTAAAAACGTAAGCATCACGCGGAGACGGCAGTTGAGGTTAGATACCTAAATGATGGgttgacagagacagaggatggggaCGGACAGAAGATGGTGACggacagaggacagggacggGCAGAGGATGGGGACGGGCAGAATACAGGGATGGACAGAAGATGGGGACGGACAGAGAACGGGGACGGATAGAGGATGGGGACGGACAGCCGGCCGAACatgaacaatcctggaagtggaacatcgtcgATGTGGACGACTGTAACCCCGCCCTAGTGTTTGTTTACCAGTTGTGGACGCTGCAGGGGACGGGCTGTCGTTGGACGTCCTGTCGTTGGACGTCCTGTCGTTGGACGGCCTGTTGTTGGACGGCCTTTCGTTGGACGGCCTGTTGTTGGACTCAAAGCTCTGCTCCCTCTGCTTGAACACGTCTCTGGGGTTAAAGGACCTCTGGGAAATCAGCGACTTGGCCTCCTGTGAACCACAGTTAAAGAGATGATTTCCCCTCCATGAGGACACGGGACACCCaggagacattttaaaaagagaaatctgTACATCAGTCGACTCACGTTCGCTTTCTGCACAGACGCAGCAGAGTTGATGCCcgacttcctgtttcctgtttcctgctgcttctaaaacacaaaaacacgtcatttgtcattttgttgagCTAATGTGTCGTGTGTGTTTGACGTTGTCGAGTCACCTGTCGCTGCTGCTCTCGCTctcgttcttcttcttctctctgctgctggAGAACCCTACAAACACAGGAAGTACTGATCAACGGCCGTCAATCTGTCAATCTGTGTCTCtgcatgtgggggggggggtggccaCTAATGGAAGGAGACCTAATAGAAAAAGACCAGCCTCTAATGTTAAGAGACAGAGCCCTAATGTAAAGCCACCGGCCTCTAATGTAAGGACAGCGGCCCCTAATGGAAAGACACCGGCCTCTAATAGAAAGACACCGCCCCCTAATGTAAAGCCACCGGCCCCTAATGTAAAGCCACCGGCCCCTAATGTAAAGCCACCGGCCCCTAATGGAAAGACACCGGCCCCTAATGGAAAGACACCGGCCTCTAATGTAAAGTACCCGTGCTCTAAATAGAAGCACCGCCCctaattaaagacaaaaccgGCCCCTAATGTAAAAGACAACGCCTCTAAAATAAAGACAACTTCCCTCTATAAAATACAAGGCCCCCTAATGGAAAAAGACACCGGCCCCCAATAGAAATACAACGCCTCTAATGTAAAGCCACCGGCCCCCTCAGGTAAAGAACAAACCGCCCTTCCTGTAATTCACCACCGGCCTCTTATTTACAGCCACCGGCTCTAATAGAAAAGAGACCGGACTCTAATGTAAAGTCCACCGGCACTATGTAAAGCACCGGCACCTAATTGACAACCCCCAGCTCCACTAGAGAAAAAAACCAGCCTCTATATAAAGATACCGGCCTCTAATGAACAGACCCGCCTCTCGTAGATGTGGAGAGGATGTAACAACAGACCCGGCCTCTAATGTAAAAGCCCGCCACACCAAACCGGCCTCTCAATGTAAAGACACACCGGCCCCTAATGTAAACAACGGCCCTCTAATGTAAAGACACCGCCCCTAATAGAAGAGAGACGGCCTCTATGGTTAAAGGCCAGCCGAGCCCTAATGGAAACCACCGGCCCCTAATGAAAAGACCGTCCCTTAGTGGAAGCCACGCCTCCTAATGGAAAGGACACATATGTCTATGGTATAATATATGTGAACTTTTATTATTATGGTATTATTATCTGCGTGTGGACTCAACTCTTCTCCTTCCGTCTGCTGGCTCTCTCTTTTCGTTCTCCNNNNNNNNNNNNNNNNNNNNNNNNNCGAAGCTCAGCACCTGAGCAGGGTATCCATGGTACAATAGAAGCTAGGCCTCGCCCGATATGGGGGTTCAACACCTGGTGCCCACGTGGTAGCACAACCACCGAAAAATTGGTCAAAAAAACTCATTTGGTTTTTACAAATCTGACGTAAAACAGATGTATTCTAATCTCACGTACACAAATGGAAAGTTCTCTTTCCATCTAAACCCACGAGAAAAGATTTACCAACACTATACTTAACCCCTCAATCAGGGTCAAATTGTCCCCAACCCCAATCTGGCGCTTTTGCACAAATACGGTTTTGATCCATGTTGGCATAATGCCTTGTTAGAGTCGCATAGCCCCACctaaaaaagcaatgcaacagAACCACCCCAAATCCAGCCAGGGGGATACGTCAGTAAACCCACGCGGCTCCGTGACTCACGGGCCGCGAAGGTATAGACAAAAAATGCTGATCGTACAAAACGGAAAATTCCAGCCCATCTTCCACCTCCCTTAGGGAGATTAGATCCAGATAGCAAACAATACGTTTAATAAGTCGCAATACTAATAAGTTATACATTCAGGAAACGCATAGGACCAAATTAATGAAGTGCTCTCCTCTACACACATCAGAAAGGACGCCGTACATTCTTCCCAAAAGTATAAGTGATCAATGTTTGTCATACCAACCAAAAACCCGTTATCAGACGTGAAGAGTGCAAGTGTAACCCGATGTGCGTACCTAAGGGAAACGCCCATAGAACACTACCTACCGGGCCCCAATATGGAAACCGCCACGAAATAGCAATGACGCACGTTTATTCAATCGCTCGCGAGTACATACAAAAAGATAGACGACACGCAGCACCGCCCGGTGTATACGGGCACCAAGGCCAATCCGCAGACGCGAAGCAGGGGAAGACACAGTATGCGGAACATACGGTTGGAAGTACAGGGGAAAACCTCGACGCCGTATAAGTAGGGAGGTGGGCAAATTTTCGGGGTCGTGGCAACGCACGACACGGCTCGCCGAAAAAAAGGGGAACTGAGGACGTCACGCCCTGACCATGGTCCTCCGTCTTCGGGCGGCGAGAGGCGAGGCGCGCGCTTGGCCACTTCATGGTAATTCGCGTTCCCGCGGTCAGCGCTTTCGGGGCGCATAGACTCCCATCTGCATGGCACCCAACGTAGCCCATCCACCTATCCCGTATGTTTCAACCCGAGCTAATTCCCAGATCAGATCATCGGTAGTGTGCGCGGGAAACGTCAGGTGCAGGGGCGCACCTTCCACATAACGCTACTTGTGTAAAGCGTCTGTTTAACAAAGCCGCAATCACGACACATGCTCACAATGCCGCACTCCCACTAGGGCACCAATCTCACAGTCCGGCAACACCGGCCTACAGCTAACGTTGTGTACTGGCGGATTAGTGATATATATGGCCCTCCATCAGATGAGGGGTGGCTCTATATGCCCTCCACCTCGGCGGTACATGGTTTGTGTGGGATGATATGTTCCATCCAACGCCGGGGCCTCTCGCCCTGTTGGTCCCCCTCGTACGCGGCGCTCCCCGCTCGGCGGGTGCGGCGTGCTTCGGCGCCGGTCGCCTCGCCGGGCCCCAGGGGCGGTGGCGGCGGCGCGGCTGGCTTGCCGGCAGCTGCGCCTTGCGGGCTCCTGCGGCGGCGGCTCGCCGGGG encodes:
- the LOC116686708 gene encoding drebrin-like protein A, yielding MKWPSARLASRRPKTEDHERKERASRRKEKVLQQQREEEEREREQQRQKQQETGNRKSGINSAASVQKANEAKSLISQRSFNPRDVFKQREQSFESNNRPSNERPSNNRPSNDRTSNDRTSNDSPSPAASTTGKLQSPFLSQRSFEGETPLQARLPPAGVPVYSMHRLSPVSPVSSGPSHSSAPAGVPAYSTHRLSPVSPVSPVSPVSPGPFGVHAEDLYDVPPSVQTEDDQYDVPPSVQTEEVLYDVPPSVQTEEDLYEDVYRPHSSTTGDRNVETSRPGVCARALYDYQAVDDTEITFDPDDIITDIDMQDEGWWRGYGPGGDYGMFPANYVELL